A genomic stretch from Thermosipho affectus includes:
- a CDS encoding ABC transporter ATP-binding protein, with protein MKEFYKYFFLFHKVLSKKLFLKKFFIDVIYVLTMLLSFVLPIFLGRIVDNFRNKKALDAFYVYALIYIVVFTLQQITQVMRRAFSLVEGPRFLFERSISSVIKRKNENFVPEKEMDKIFSFEHIFEFFYGTFSMYVFILPVMMILTVGMIIFNSWKVGVIALVGFF; from the coding sequence GTGAAGGAATTTTACAAATACTTTTTCCTATTTCATAAAGTTCTTTCAAAGAAGCTTTTTTTGAAAAAATTTTTTATTGATGTTATTTATGTTTTGACAATGCTTCTATCATTTGTGCTCCCGATCTTTCTTGGAAGAATAGTGGATAACTTTAGAAATAAAAAAGCATTAGATGCGTTTTATGTATATGCGTTAATTTATATTGTAGTTTTCACATTGCAACAGATAACTCAAGTTATGCGAAGAGCCTTTTCTCTGGTAGAAGGACCGCGTTTTTTGTTTGAAAGATCAATATCAAGTGTAATAAAAAGAAAAAACGAAAATTTTGTTCCTGAAAAAGAAATGGATAAAATTTTTAGTTTTGAACATATTTTCGAATTCTTTTATGGTACGTTTTCAATGTATGTTTTTATCCTGCCAGTTATGATGATACTTACTGTTGGAATGATAATTTTTAATAGTTGGA